In Equus caballus isolate H_3958 breed thoroughbred chromosome 7, TB-T2T, whole genome shotgun sequence, one DNA window encodes the following:
- the OR7E225 gene encoding olfactory receptor 7E24: RYPRYTEPQNLTTVTEFFLVGLSDDLEWQPLLFGLFLFMYLVTIFGNLLIILLVTFDSHLNTPMYFFLSNLSLVDIGFISTTVPKMIVDIHTHSRVIPYMGCLTQMSFLILFGCMDGILLTAMAYDRFVAICHPLHYSVIMNPCLCGFLVLASFLISLLDSQLHYLIVLQLTCFKDVEISNFFCDPSGLLKLACSDIFTNNIVMYFVGTISGFLPISGIFFSYYKIVSSILRVPSSGGKYKAFSTCGSHLSVVCLFYGTAIGVYLGSTLSPSPRKDVTASIMYTIVTPMLNPFIYSLRNRDIKSALWRLYSRLI, from the coding sequence AGGTATCCAAGATACACAGAACCACAGAATCTAACAACTGTCACAGAATTCTTTCTCGTGGGACTCTCAGATGATCTGGAATGGCAGCCTTTGCTCTTTGGGCTGTTCCTGTTCATGTACCTGGTCACCATCTTTgggaacctgctcatcatcctgcTAGTCACCTTTGACTCCCACCTCAatacccccatgtacttcttcctctccaacctgtcCTTGGTTGACATTGGTTTCATCTCTACCACAGTCCCCAAGATGATTGTGGACATCCACACTCACAGCAGAGTCATCCCCTATATGGGCTGCCTGACACAGATGTCTTTTTTGATCCTTTTTGGATGTATGGATGGCATACTTCTGACTGCAATGGCATATGACCGGTTTGTGGCCATTTGTCACCCTCTGCACTATTCAGTCATCATGAACCCATGCCTCTGTGGCTTCTTAGTTTTGGCATCTTTTTTAATTAGCCTTTTGGACTCCCAGCTGCACTATTTGATTGTGTTACAACTTACTTGCTTCAAGGATGtggaaatttctaattttttctgtGACCCTTCTGGACTCCTCAAACTTGCCTGTTCTGACATTTTCACCAATAACATAGTCATGTATTTTGTTGGCACCatctctggttttcttcctatCTCAGGGATCTTTTTCTCTTACTATAAAATTGTTTCCTCCATTCTGAGGGTGCCTTCATCAGGTGGGAAGTacaaagccttctccacctgtggctctcacctgtcagttgtttgcttattttatggAACAGCTATTGGAGTTTACCTTGGATCAACATTGTCACCTTCCCCCAGGAAAGATGTTACAGCCTCGATCATGTACACCATAGTcacccccatgctgaaccccttcattTACAGCCTGAGGAACAGGGACATCAAGAGTGCCCTGTGGAGACTCTACAGCAGACTAATCTAA
- the OR7E229 gene encoding olfactory receptor 7E178, with protein MGLSDDPELQSVLFGLFLSMYLVTMLGNLLIILTISSDSHLHTPMYFFLSNLSLADIGFTSTTIPKMMVGIQTHSRVISYVGCLTQMSFFMLFGCLDSFLLTVMAYDRFVAICHPLRYSVIMNPHLCSFLVLMSLFISLLVSQMHNSIVLQLTSFKDVEISHFFCDPSQLLNLACSDTSTNNVVMYLVGAISGFLPISGILFSYYKIVSSVLRVPSSGGKYKAFSTCGSHLSVVCLFYGTGLGVYLSSAVSLTPRKDAVASVVYTVVTPMLNPFIYSLRNRDIKRAMRRLLSKTI; from the coding sequence ATGGGACTCTCAGATGATCCAGAACTTCAGTCTGTGCTCTTTGGGTTGTTCCTGTCCATGTACTTGGTCACCATGCTTGGGAATCTCCTCATCATCCTGACCATCAGCTCTGACTCtcacctccacactcccatgtacttcttcctctccaacctgtcCTTGGCTGACATTGGTTTCACCTCTACCACAATCCCCAAGATGATGGTGGGCATCCAAACTCACAGCAGAGTCATCTCCTACGTGGGCTGCCTGACTcagatgtctttttttatgctttttggatGTTTGGATAGTTTCCTCCTgactgtgatggcctatgaccggtttgtggccatctgccacccccTGCGCTACTCAGTCATCATGAACCCACACCTCTGCAGCTTCTTGGTTTTGATGTCACTTTTCATCAGCCTTTTGGTCTCCCAGATGCACAATTCGATTGTGTTACAACTTACCTCCTTCAAAGATGTGGAAATTTCTCACTTCTTCTGTGACCCTTCTCAACTCCTCAACCTTGCCTGTTCTGACACCTCCACTAATAATGTAGTCATGTATTTGGTTGGTGCCatctctggttttcttcctatCTCAGGGATCCTTTTCTCTTACTATAAAATTGTTTCCTCCGTTCTGAGAGTCCCCTCATCAGGTGGGAAGTacaaagccttctccacctgtggctctcacctgtccgttgtttgcttattttatggAACAGGCCTTGGGGTTTACCTCAGTTCTGCTGTCTCACTTACTCCCAGGAAGGATGCGGTGGCCTCAGTGGTGTACACTGTGGTCACCCCCATGCTGAATCCCttcatctacagtctgaggaacagagacATCAAAAGAGCCATGCGGAGGCTCCTCAGCAAAACAATCTAA